CGATCAACATGCTCGGCTACGTCGCCCGCAACCTCGCGAGCGGCGAGGACCGCGTCATCCAGTGGCACGAACTCGACGACGAGCTCGCCACCGGCGCTGTGCTGCTCGACGTGCGCGCCGAGGCGCAGCTCACCGAGGGACTGATCCCCGGGGCGTTGTGGATCCCCGTCGAATCACTGCGCGAGCGGCACGCCGAGTTCTCCGGCCGCCGCATCGTCGTGCACTGCCGTGTCGGGCAGGGAGCCCACACCGCCGCGCGCCTGCTCGCCGAGCTCGGCCACGACGTCGTGAACCTCGACGGCGGCTACCTCACCTGGCGGGACGGCCGACGCGCCAGGTCGCTCGCCGAACTGCCGCTGGCGGCCTAGCGGCCGTCCGCCGACCACACCCCGACCCACTCGAACAGGAGCCCAGATGCGATCCACCACCCCGAACGACGTCCACGCGGTCGCCGACGCCGTCATCCTCGATGTGCGCGAGCCGGGCGAACTCGCCCAGGCCCGCATCGAGGGCACCCTCGACATCCCCCTCGGCGAGCTCGTCGAACGGGTGACCGAGGTGCCGAGCGACACCACCGTGTACGTGCTCTGCCACGCGGGCGGCCGAAGCGCCCAGGCTGCGCAGTACCTCGAGAGCCGCGGCATCGACGCGGTCAACATCGACGGCGGCATCGTGGCCTGGCACCGGGCGGGCCTGCCGGTCACGCTCGGCGGTGCGTCATGACGACCGCGACGTCGACCAAGGCCGAGGCGCAGCGCCGCATCGCCAATCGGCTGAAGCGCGCGCGCGGCCAGCTGAACGCGGTCATCGACGCCGTGGAGTCGGGCGCCGACTGCCGCACAGTCGTCACCCAGCTCTCCGCCGTGTCGAGCGCGCTCGACAAGGCCGGCTTCGCGGTCATCTCGACCGCGATGCGCGAATGCCTGGCAGAACCCGACGAGTCGCAGGCGACGGATGCCTCGGAGCGCCTCAGCGTCGACGAACTCGAGAAGCTCTTCCTCACGCTCTCCTGAGCCGGCCGTGGCGGCCGAGCCGGCGGCGGCGGCACCCGAGTGGGACGCCGCCGCCGCCCGCTTCGATCAGATCGAGGCGAGTTCGAGGCCGTGCGCCGCGGCGACGCCCTCGTTCGTGAGCTTGCCGGCGGTCGCGTTCAGGCCCTTGGCGAGCGCGGGGTCCGCGGCGAGCGCGGCCTCCCAGCCGAGGTCGGCGATCTTCAGCGTGTAGGGCAGCGTCGCGTTGGTCAGCGCGGGCGTCGACGTCGCGGGCACGGCACCGGGCATGTTGGCGACGCAGTAGTAGATGGCGTCGTGCACGCGGAACGTCGGCTCGGCGTGGGTCGTCGCGCGCGAGCCCTCGAAGCATCCGCCCTGGTCGATCGCGATGTCGACGAGCACGGAGCCGGGCTTCATCGCGGCGACCATCGCGTCGCTGACGACCTTCGGCGCTGCGGCTCCCGGCACCAGCACGGCGCCGACGACGAGGTCGGCGTCCTTCAGCTGGCGGGCGATCTCGTAGGGCGAGGAGGCCAGGGTGTGGATGCGGTGGTCGTAGCGCGCGTCGATCTCGCGCAGCTTCGGCAGCGAGATGTCGAACACCGTGACGTCGGCGCCGAGGCCGAGCGCGGTCGCCGCGGCCTGCTCGCCGGCGACACCGCCGCCGATGACGACGACCTTGGCCGGAGAGGTGCCCGGCACGCCCGCGAGCAGCACGCCGCGGCCGCCCTTCGAGGCGAGCAGTTCGGCGGCGCCCACCTGCGGGGCGAGGCGGCCGGCGACCTCGCTCATCGGGGTGAGGAGCGGCAGCGAGCGGTCGGCGAGCTGCACCGTCTCGTAGGCGATCGCCGTGACGCCCGAGTCGAGGATCGCGCGGGTCAGCGGCAGGTCGGCCGCGAGGTGGAGGTAGGTGAAGAGCGTCAGGTCGTCGCGGAGGAAGCCGTACTCGGCGGCGATCGGCTCCTTGACCTTCAGCACGAGCTCGGCCGACCAGGCCTCGGCTGCGGTCGCGACGATCGTCGCGCCGGCCTCGGCGTACTCGGTGTCGAGGTAGCCGGCTCCGTTGCCCGCGCCCGCCTGGATGGCGACGTGGTGGCCGCGTCCGACGAGCGCGTCGACGCCCGCGGGCGTCATCGCGACGCGGAACTCGTTGTTCTTGATCTCTGCAGGCACGCCGATGCGCATGGGGTTGCTCCGTTGCTGTGGTCCGAATGTCGTAGTGACGACTGGCATCATTCTCGCCGCTTGTTCGCCGTTCCGACAGATCCCCCGTACAGAATTCGGTAGGATCGCGATATCCGCTTCACTCATTCGAATCAAGGATGTCTCGATGCCCGACGCACCGCAGATCAGCGCACCCGGCGTCGAGCCCACGCCCGTCGTGCTCGACGCGATCGATCGCCAGATCATCGCCCGCCTCCATGAGAACGCGCGCATCCCCAACGTCGACCTCGCGCGCGCCGCCGGCATCTCGCCGTCGACCTGCCTCGCCCGGGTGCGTTCCCTGCGCGAACGCGGCGTCATCGTGCGCTACACCGCGGAGATCGATCCGGCGGCGCTCGGCTACCACCTCCAGGCGCTCGTGAGCGTGCGCATCCGGCCGGGCGCCCGCCACCTCATGGAGCAGATCTCCGACGAGCTGCGCACCCAGCCCGAGGTCGCCCAGCTGTTCTTCCTCGGCGGCTCCGAGGACTTCCTGATCCATGTGCGCGTCCGCGACAGCGACCACGTCCGGCAGTTCGTGCTGAAGAACCTCTCGGCGAATCCGGCGGTCGCCCTCACCGAGACGAACCTCGTCTTCGAGCACCACACCGCACTGTCGGCGGGGCTTCGCGCGGTGATCTGAGCGGCCGGCTCTCAGCCGCCCGCTCTCGCCAGCCGGGGGCATCCGGTTCTATCGTTGTCGGCATGGCGCCCAATGAGATCGTCGCCCCCATGCTCGCCAAGGCCGTGCCCGGTGTGCCCGACCCCGACTCGGTCGCCGGCGGCCTCGCCTACGAGCCGAAGTGGGACGGCTTCCGCGGCATCGTGTCGTTCGACGGTGAAGACGTCGAGATCGGCAGCCGCGGGGCGAAACCGCTCACCCGCTACTTCCCCGAGCTCGTCGAGGCCTTCACGCGCCTCCTACCCGTGCCCTGCGTGCTCGACGGCGAGATCGTCATCTCGACGGCCCGCACCGGCCAGGCGCGCCTCGACTGGGAGGCGCTCTCGCAGCGCATCCACCCGGCGGCGAGCCGCGTCGAGCTGCTCGCGCGCGAGACCCCCGCGATGTTCGTGGCGTTCGACCTGATCGAAGCCGACGACGTCTCGATGCTCGACCGGCCGTTCTCCGAGCGACGTGCCGCGCTCGAGCGACTCGTCGGCGGGATCGGCGACCCGATCCGGCTCACCCGCATCACGACGGATGTCGCGCTCGCCCGGCGCTGGCTCCAGGAGTTCGAGGGCGCCGGGCTCGACGGCGTCGTGGCCAAGCCGCTCGCGGCGCCCTACTCCCCCGGCAAGCGCGTGATGCTGAAGGCGAAGCACCACCGCACCGCCGACGTGGTCGCGCTCGGCTACCGCATCCACGCTTCCGGCAGCGGCGTCGGCTCGATCCTGCTCGGCCTCTACGACGACGAGGGCCGCCTGCGCAACGTCGGCGGCATGTCGGCGTTCTCGAACGCCCGGCGCCTCGAGCTCATCGACGAGCTCGCGCCCTACGTCGTGCGGGGCGACGACGGTTCGGCGGTCACCGGTGAGACGGAGCGCAGTCGCTTCTCATCGGGCCGAGACGTGTCGTTCGTGCAGCTGCGTCCGGAGCTCGTCGCCGAAGTGCGCTACGACCAGCTCGAGGGCGATCGGTTCCGGCACACTGCTCAGTTCGAACGGTGGCGGCCCGACCGCGAACCGCGCTCGTGCACCTTCGAGCAGATCGAGCGGCCGGTCGCCTACGACCTCGACGACGTGCTCGGCTGAGGTGACCCGCTCCGGAGGCTCGTGTGCATTCGGGTGCTCGCGGGGTGCGACGATTGAAGGATGCCCGTCGACACGTACCCGTTCGTGGAGGAGCTCGCGATCGCGAGGTTCGTCGGTCCGCTGAACCTGAGCCGCGGCCGCACGGCCGAACGCGCCGGAGCGGTCGTCTCCTTGAACTGGGATCCCGCCCACTTCCGGCTGAGCGCCGAGGTGCAGGGCACCGCACCCGAGCCGTACCGTTCGACCGTGAAGCTCGACCTCGGCATGCCGGGGCGGGCGACGATCCTCGCCGGAGCCTGCACGTGCCCGGTCGGGCGCAACTGCAAGCACGTCGCGGCGACCCTGATCGCCTCGGCCGCCCGCAACAGGCAGGAACAGGCCGATGCCGCCGACTTCGAGAACCGCGACGCGGCGAGCGCGGCGGCGACCGGATGGCGCGGAGAGCTGGCGGTGCTCGCCGGCACCGCGCACGGTTCCGACGGGCCGGAAGACTCGGCGATCCGCCAGCCGCTCGCGCTCCAGTTCGAGCTGCGCGAGCGGGTCTCCCGAAAGGCGAGCGCCCGCCAGACGGCTCGAGACGAACCCGCGTCGTCCGCGGCATCCGTCGACCGTCTCGCCGTGCGCCCGGTGACCCGCGGCACGCGCGGCGGATGGATCAAGGGCAGCCTGACGTGGCAGAACGTCGGCTTCCAGGGCCGCGCGGGCGGCTTCGACCCGGCGCAGGCGCGATGGTTCGCCGAGTTCTCGCTGCTGAAGGGCACCAGGCACTCCGCGTTCGCCGAGTACGGCTCCGCGTGGATCTCGCTCGACGAGTACGAGAGCCGCACGCTGTGGGCGCTGCTCGACGCGGCGCCGCGGCTCGGCATCGCACTCGTCGGCGGCACGGCGCGCACGGTGATCGACGTCGCACGGCCCGCAGTGATCGGGCTCGACGCCCGGCACACACCTGCCGCGCCCGGACACGCACCGGATGCCGACCCTGCACCCGCCCCCGAGTCCGACGCCGACCTCGTGCTCACCCCGTCCGTCACCGTCGGCGGCCGCAGCTACCCGACCGAGCTCGTGCGACTCATCGGCGACCACGGTGTCTACGCGTTCGACTTCGCGGAGGGCACGATCACCCTCGCGCCGCTCGCCGCGCCGCTCACCGCCTCCGGCCGCGCGGCCGTGCGGCGGCGCACGCCGATCGTCGTGCCCGCCGCCGAGGTCGCGACGTTCGTCGAGGAGCAGTACGCGCCGCTGGCACGATCGCTGCGCCTCGCGAGCGGCGACGGCAGCTTCGCACTGCCCGAGTTGCCGCCCGCGACCCTCGTGGCGACGATGCACCACGAGCCCAACCATGTCGTGCGGCTCGAATGGCAGTGGGAGGCCGACGGCGGGCGGCGGTTCGCGCTCGACGCCCCCGACGCCGAGTTCCACGATCCCGAACGGGAGCGGCTGGTCGCGACATCCGCTGCCGCGCTGCTCGCCGACGACCCGGCCGGTCTGCCGACCGTCACGCCAGGCACCGAGCCGCGCCTGCGCCCCGAGGCGGAGCTGCGCGGGCTCGCGAGCGCCGAGTTCACGGCCAGGCTGGTGCCGCGGCTGCAGGAACTCGAGCGGCTGCGGATGGATGTCATCGGAGACCCGCCCGCGTACCGCGAGCTCGTCGAAGCCCCGACGCTCACGGTCACCACCGTGGAGAGCGATCGAACCGACTGGTTCGACCTCGGCGTCGTCGTCACG
The DNA window shown above is from Agromyces cerinus and carries:
- a CDS encoding rhodanese-like domain-containing protein translates to MRSTTPNDVHAVADAVILDVREPGELAQARIEGTLDIPLGELVERVTEVPSDTTVYVLCHAGGRSAQAAQYLESRGIDAVNIDGGIVAWHRAGLPVTLGGAS
- a CDS encoding metal-sensitive transcriptional regulator, which translates into the protein MTTATSTKAEAQRRIANRLKRARGQLNAVIDAVESGADCRTVVTQLSAVSSALDKAGFAVISTAMRECLAEPDESQATDASERLSVDELEKLFLTLS
- the ald gene encoding alanine dehydrogenase gives rise to the protein MRIGVPAEIKNNEFRVAMTPAGVDALVGRGHHVAIQAGAGNGAGYLDTEYAEAGATIVATAAEAWSAELVLKVKEPIAAEYGFLRDDLTLFTYLHLAADLPLTRAILDSGVTAIAYETVQLADRSLPLLTPMSEVAGRLAPQVGAAELLASKGGRGVLLAGVPGTSPAKVVVIGGGVAGEQAAATALGLGADVTVFDISLPKLREIDARYDHRIHTLASSPYEIARQLKDADLVVGAVLVPGAAAPKVVSDAMVAAMKPGSVLVDIAIDQGGCFEGSRATTHAEPTFRVHDAIYYCVANMPGAVPATSTPALTNATLPYTLKIADLGWEAALAADPALAKGLNATAGKLTNEGVAAAHGLELASI
- a CDS encoding Lrp/AsnC family transcriptional regulator translates to MPDAPQISAPGVEPTPVVLDAIDRQIIARLHENARIPNVDLARAAGISPSTCLARVRSLRERGVIVRYTAEIDPAALGYHLQALVSVRIRPGARHLMEQISDELRTQPEVAQLFFLGGSEDFLIHVRVRDSDHVRQFVLKNLSANPAVALTETNLVFEHHTALSAGLRAVI
- a CDS encoding ATP-dependent DNA ligase codes for the protein MAPNEIVAPMLAKAVPGVPDPDSVAGGLAYEPKWDGFRGIVSFDGEDVEIGSRGAKPLTRYFPELVEAFTRLLPVPCVLDGEIVISTARTGQARLDWEALSQRIHPAASRVELLARETPAMFVAFDLIEADDVSMLDRPFSERRAALERLVGGIGDPIRLTRITTDVALARRWLQEFEGAGLDGVVAKPLAAPYSPGKRVMLKAKHHRTADVVALGYRIHASGSGVGSILLGLYDDEGRLRNVGGMSAFSNARRLELIDELAPYVVRGDDGSAVTGETERSRFSSGRDVSFVQLRPELVAEVRYDQLEGDRFRHTAQFERWRPDREPRSCTFEQIERPVAYDLDDVLG